One segment of Brassica napus cultivar Da-Ae chromosome C3, Da-Ae, whole genome shotgun sequence DNA contains the following:
- the LOC106403189 gene encoding indoleacetaldoxime dehydratase produces MRDQNPTKMEIILMLSLCLTTLLALLLLKSILKRTATKVNVPPSPWRLPVIGNLHQVGLHPHRSLQSLSFRYGPLMLLHFGRVPVLVVSSGEVAYEVMKTHDLKFANRPRSKAVHRIMNGGRDVVFAPYGEYWRQMKSVCILNLLTNKMVGSFEKVREEEVNAMIEKLEKASRSSSSENLSELFITVPSDVTSRVALGRKHSDDETARDLKNRVRQIMELLGEFPIGEYVPSLAWIDRIRGFNDKVEEVSRGFSDLMDKVVQEHLEAGKKKVDFVDILLAIEGEMSNGFQVQRNDIKFIILDMFIGGTSTTSTLLEWTMTELIRHPECMKKLQDEIRSSSIPNSSYIKEEKVEKMKYLKAVIKEVLRLHPSLPLILPRVLSEDVKLMEYNIAAGTEVIINAWAIQRDTAIWGLEAEEFKPERHLDSPTDYRGKDLNYIPFGSGRRICPGIGFALGLAEVAVANLVGRFDWRVGFRPKGDQSDIAEAVGIDVCRKFPLIAFPSSVV; encoded by the exons ATGAGAGACCAAAATCCAACAAAAATGGAAATAATTTTAATGCTCTCTTTGTGCTTAACGACCCTCTTAGCCCTTCTCTTGCTCAAATCAATCCTTAAACGAACCGCCACCAAAGTGAACGTACCACCATCTCCATGGCGACTTCCCGTGATAGGAAACCTCCATCAGGTCGGACTCCACCCTCACCGTTCCCTCCAATCCCTCAGCTTCCGGTATGGACCACTCATGCTCCTTCATTTTGGCCGTGTCCCAGTACTCGTCGTCTCTTCTGGTGAAGTAGCTTATGAGGTTATGAAAACACACGATCTTAAATTTGCCAACCGCCCGAGATCAAAAGCTGTTCACAGGATTATGAATGGTGGGCGTGATGTAGTATTTGCTCCCTATGGAGAGTATTGGAGACAGATGAAG AGTGTATGCATTCTGAATTTACTCACCAACAAAATGGTTGGGTCCTTTGAGAAAGTAAGAGAAGAAGAGGTAAATGCAATGATTGAGAAGCTGGAGAAAGCAAGTCGGTCTTCTTCATCAGAAAATCTGAGCGAGCTCTTTATTACTGTACCAAGTGATGTTACGAGTAGAGTTGCCCTTGGAAGAAAACATAGTGATGACGAAACTGCGAGGGATCTCAAGAATCGAGTGAGGCAGATCATGGAGCTGCTAGGCGAGTTTCCGATAGGGGAATATGTCCCATCCTTGGCATGGATAGATAGAATCCGTGGATTCAATGATAAAGTGGAGGAAGTGAGTCGCGGGTTTAGCGATCTTATGGACAAAGTGGTGCAAGAACATCTAGAAGCTGGTAAAAAGAAAGTGGATTTCGTCGATATATTGTTAGCAATCGAAGGAGAGATGAGTAATGGATTCCAGGTTCAAAGAAacgacataaaatttataattttg GATATGTTTATAGGAGGAACGTCAACAACTTCGACTCTACTAGAATGGACCATGACGGAACTGATTAGGCATCCCGAATGTATGAAGAAACTCCAAGACGAGATCCGGTCAAGTTCTATACCGAATAGTTCAtacataaaagaagaaaaagttgaGAAGATGAAATACTTAAAAGCCGTGATTAAAGAGGTGCTCAGGTTGCATCCTTCTCTTCCACTAATACTTCCTAGAGTTTTGAGTGAAGATGTTAAGTTAATGGAATATAACATAGCCGCAGGGACAGAG GTGATAATAAATGCTTGGGCAATCCAAAGAGATACTGCGATATGGGGACTAGAAGCAGAAGAATTTAAACCAGAAAGACACTTAGATTCACCTACTGATTATCGTGGAAAAGATTTAAACTACATTCCATTCGGATCAGGGAGAAGGATTTGTCCCGGGATAGGATTCGCTTTGGGTTTGGCAGAAGTGGCAGTGGCCAATCTTGTAGGCCGATTTGACTGGAGGGTAGGGTTTCGACCAAAGGGAGATCAATCTGATATAGCTGAAGCCGTTGGTATCGATGTTTGCCGCAAGTTCCCTCTGATTGCATTTCCATCTTCGGTTGTGTGA